A region of Streptomyces halobius DNA encodes the following proteins:
- a CDS encoding type Z 30S ribosomal protein S14, with the protein MAKKALIAKAARKPKFGVRAYTRCQRCGRPHSVYRKFGLCRVCLREMAHRGELPGVTKSSW; encoded by the coding sequence ATGGCGAAGAAGGCTCTCATCGCGAAGGCTGCTCGCAAGCCCAAGTTCGGCGTGCGCGCGTACACCCGCTGCCAGCGCTGCGGTCGTCCGCACTCCGTGTACCGCAAGTTCGGCCTGTGCCGCGTGTGCCTTCGTGAGATGGCTCACCGTGGCGAGCTGCCGGGCGTGACCAAGAGCTCCTGGTAA
- the rpsH gene encoding 30S ribosomal protein S8: MTMTDPIADMLTRLRNANSAYHDTVVMPHSKIKSHIAEILQQEGYITGWRVEDAEVGKNLILELKFGPNRERSIAGIKRISKPGLRVYAKSTNLPKVLGGLGVAIISTSHGLLTGQQAQKKGVGGEVLAYVW, translated from the coding sequence ATGACCATGACTGATCCCATCGCAGACATGCTGACCCGTCTGCGGAACGCGAACTCGGCGTACCACGACACCGTCGTGATGCCGCACAGCAAGATCAAGTCGCACATCGCGGAGATCCTCCAGCAGGAGGGTTACATCACCGGCTGGCGCGTCGAGGACGCCGAGGTCGGCAAGAACCTCATCCTCGAGCTGAAGTTCGGCCCGAACCGTGAGCGCTCGATCGCCGGCATCAAGCGGATCTCGAAGCCGGGCCTGCGGGTCTACGCAAAGTCCACCAACCTGCCGAAGGTCCTCGGCGGCCTGGGCGTGGCCATCATCTCCACGTCCCACGGTCTCCTGACCGGCCAGCAGGCGCAGAAGAAGGGCGTGGGTGGGGAAGTCCTCGCCTACGTCTGGTAA
- the rplF gene encoding 50S ribosomal protein L6 produces the protein MSRIGKLPIQVPAGVDVTIEGRTVSVKGPKGSLSHTVAAPIEVAKGEDGVIAVTRPNDERQNKALHGLSRTLVANMITGVTQGYSKALEISGVGYRVQAKGSNLEFSLGYSHPVVVEAPEGITFKVESPTKLSVEGIDKQKVGEVAANIRKLRKPDPYKAKGVKYAGEVIRRKVGKAGK, from the coding sequence ATGTCGCGTATTGGCAAGCTGCCCATCCAGGTTCCCGCTGGTGTGGACGTCACCATCGAAGGCCGCACGGTTTCGGTGAAGGGCCCCAAGGGTTCCCTTTCACACACCGTGGCCGCGCCCATCGAGGTCGCCAAGGGTGAGGACGGCGTCATCGCCGTCACCCGTCCGAACGACGAGCGTCAGAACAAGGCCCTGCACGGCCTGTCCCGCACGCTGGTGGCGAACATGATCACCGGCGTGACCCAGGGCTACAGCAAGGCCCTTGAGATCAGCGGTGTCGGCTACCGAGTTCAGGCGAAGGGCTCCAACCTGGAGTTCTCGCTGGGCTACAGCCACCCCGTCGTCGTCGAGGCTCCCGAGGGCATCACCTTCAAGGTCGAGTCCCCGACCAAGCTGAGCGTCGAGGGCATCGACAAGCAGAAGGTCGGCGAGGTTGCGGCGAACATCCGCAAGCTGCGCAAGCCTGACCCGTACAAGGCCAAGGGCGTCAAGTACGCCGGCGAGGTCATCCGCCGCAAGGTCGGAAAGGCTGGTAAGTAA
- the rplR gene encoding 50S ribosomal protein L18 encodes MAYGVKIAKGDAYKRAAAKRRHIRIRKRISGTPERPRLVVTRSNRGIFAQVIDDIAGHTLASASTLDASIRGGEGDKSAQAKKVGSLVAERAKAAGVEAVVFDRGGKKYAGRIAALADAAREAGLKF; translated from the coding sequence ATGGCATACGGTGTGAAGATCGCGAAGGGTGACGCCTACAAGCGCGCCGCCGCCAAGCGGCGCCACATCCGCATCCGTAAGCGGATTTCGGGTACCCCGGAGCGTCCGCGTCTGGTTGTGACGCGGTCCAACCGCGGCATCTTCGCCCAGGTCATCGACGACATCGCGGGCCACACGCTGGCCTCGGCGTCGACCCTGGACGCGTCGATCCGTGGTGGCGAGGGCGACAAGAGCGCTCAGGCCAAGAAGGTCGGTTCCCTGGTCGCCGAGCGTGCCAAGGCCGCCGGTGTCGAGGCCGTCGTGTTCGACCGTGGTGGCAAGAAGTACGCCGGGCGGATTGCCGCTCTGGCCGACGCCGCCCGCGAAGCCGGGCTGAAGTTCTAA
- the rpsE gene encoding 30S ribosomal protein S5 has translation MAGPQRRGSGAGGGERRDRKGRDGGAAAEKTAYVERVVAINRVAKVVKGGRRFSFTALVVVGDGDGTVGVGYGKAKEVPAAIAKGVEEAKKNFFKVPRIQGTIPHPIQGEKAAGVVLLKPASPGTGVIAGGPVRAVLECAGIHDVLSKSLGSANPINIVHATVEALRGLQRPEEIAARRGLPLEDVAPAALLRARAGVSA, from the coding sequence ATGGCTGGACCCCAGCGCCGCGGAAGCGGTGCCGGTGGCGGCGAGCGGCGGGACCGGAAGGGTCGCGACGGTGGCGCTGCCGCCGAGAAGACCGCGTACGTTGAGCGCGTTGTCGCGATCAACCGCGTCGCCAAGGTTGTCAAGGGTGGTCGCCGTTTCAGCTTCACCGCGCTGGTCGTGGTGGGCGACGGTGACGGCACCGTAGGTGTCGGTTACGGCAAGGCCAAGGAAGTTCCGGCTGCCATCGCCAAGGGCGTGGAAGAGGCCAAGAAGAACTTCTTCAAGGTTCCCCGTATCCAGGGCACCATCCCGCACCCCATCCAGGGCGAGAAGGCCGCGGGCGTCGTCCTGCTCAAGCCCGCTTCCCCCGGTACCGGTGTGATCGCCGGTGGTCCCGTGCGCGCCGTCCTGGAGTGCGCGGGCATCCACGACGTCCTGAGCAAGTCGCTCGGGTCGGCGAACCCGATCAACATCGTGCACGCCACGGTGGAGGCCCTCCGGGGGCTGCAGCGTCCCGAGGAGATCGCCGCCCGTCGTGGCCTGCCGCTGGAGGACGTTGCTCCCGCCGCTCTGCTGCGGGCGCGTGCTGGGGTGAGTGCGTAA
- the rpmD gene encoding 50S ribosomal protein L30, translating into MARLQITQTKSIIGSKQNHRDTLRSLGLKKINDVVVKEDRPEYRGMVHTVRHLVTVEEVD; encoded by the coding sequence ATGGCTCGCCTTCAGATCACGCAGACGAAGTCCATCATCGGCAGCAAGCAGAACCACCGTGACACCCTGCGTTCGCTCGGTCTGAAGAAGATCAACGACGTGGTTGTCAAGGAGGACCGCCCCGAGTACCGCGGCATGGTGCACACCGTCCGCCACCTCGTGACGGTTGAGGAGGTCGACTGA
- the rplO gene encoding 50S ribosomal protein L15, with product MAESNPLKVHNLRPAPGAKTAKTRVGRGEASKGKTAGRGTKGTKARYQVPERFEGGQMPLHMRLPKLKGFKNPAHKQFQVVNLDKLSALYPQGGEVTVADLVAKGAVRKNELVKVLGQGEISVALQVTVDAVSGSAKEKIAAAGGSVTELS from the coding sequence ATGGCGGAGAGCAACCCGCTGAAGGTCCACAACCTCCGGCCCGCCCCGGGTGCCAAGACCGCCAAGACCCGTGTCGGTCGTGGTGAGGCGTCCAAGGGTAAGACCGCTGGTCGTGGTACCAAGGGCACCAAGGCCCGTTACCAGGTTCCGGAGCGCTTCGAGGGTGGGCAGATGCCCCTCCACATGCGGCTCCCGAAGCTGAAGGGCTTCAAGAACCCCGCCCACAAGCAGTTCCAGGTCGTGAACCTGGACAAGCTGTCCGCGCTCTACCCGCAGGGTGGCGAGGTCACGGTGGCCGACCTGGTCGCCAAGGGCGCGGTGCGCAAGAACGAGCTCGTCAAGGTCCTGGGCCAGGGCGAGATCTCCGTGGCGCTGCAGGTGACGGTTGACGCCGTTTCCGGCTCCGCCAAGGAGAAGATCGCCGCCGCCGGCGGCAGCGTCACCGAGCTCAGCTGA
- the secY gene encoding preprotein translocase subunit SecY: protein MLTAFARAFKTPDLRKKLLFTLGIIVLYRIGAQIPIPGVNYANVQTCMKESGGSTGLFALVNMFSGGALLQITIFALGIMPYITASIILQLLTVVIPRLEALKKEGQSGQAKITQYTRYLTVALAVLQGTGLVATARSGQLFQNCSVRSEIVPSDSIFTTITMVITMTAGTALIMWLGELVTDRGIGNGMSILMFISIAAGFPGALWQIKLTGKLADGWIEFGAVIAVGLAMVALVVFVEQAQRRIPVQYAKRMIGRRSYGGTSTYIPLKVNQAGVIPVIFASSLLYIPALITQFSGSKAAWATWIATNFTTGKHPVYIVTYFLLIVFFAFFYVAISFNPEEVADNMKKYGGFIPGIRAGRPTAEYLSYVLNRITWPGSLYLGLIALVPTVALVLFNANQNFPFGGTSILIIVGVGLETVKQIESQLQQRNYEGFLR, encoded by the coding sequence GTGCTCACCGCGTTCGCCCGAGCGTTCAAGACGCCCGACCTGCGCAAGAAGCTGCTGTTCACGTTGGGCATCATCGTGCTCTACCGGATCGGGGCACAGATCCCGATCCCTGGGGTGAACTACGCGAACGTCCAGACCTGCATGAAGGAGTCCGGCGGGTCCACGGGGTTGTTCGCCCTGGTGAACATGTTCAGCGGTGGAGCGCTGCTGCAGATCACGATCTTCGCGCTGGGAATCATGCCGTACATCACGGCGAGCATCATCCTCCAGCTGCTGACCGTGGTGATCCCCCGGCTGGAGGCCCTCAAGAAGGAAGGGCAGTCCGGCCAGGCGAAGATCACCCAGTACACCCGGTATCTGACCGTGGCGCTCGCCGTCCTGCAGGGCACCGGCCTGGTGGCCACCGCCCGCAGCGGTCAGCTCTTCCAGAACTGCTCGGTCCGCTCCGAGATCGTGCCCAGCGACTCCATCTTCACCACCATCACGATGGTCATCACGATGACCGCCGGCACTGCCCTGATCATGTGGCTCGGTGAGCTGGTCACCGACCGCGGTATCGGCAACGGCATGTCGATCCTGATGTTCATCTCGATCGCCGCCGGCTTCCCGGGCGCCCTGTGGCAGATCAAGCTCACCGGCAAGCTGGCCGACGGCTGGATCGAGTTCGGAGCGGTGATCGCGGTGGGGCTGGCGATGGTCGCCCTGGTGGTCTTCGTCGAACAGGCCCAGCGGCGCATTCCGGTGCAGTACGCGAAGCGGATGATCGGCCGCCGGTCGTACGGCGGTACGTCCACGTACATTCCGCTCAAGGTGAATCAGGCAGGTGTGATTCCTGTCATCTTCGCGTCGTCGCTGCTCTACATTCCGGCCCTTATCACACAGTTCAGCGGGTCGAAGGCGGCCTGGGCGACGTGGATCGCCACCAACTTCACCACGGGAAAGCACCCGGTTTACATCGTTACGTACTTCCTGCTGATCGTGTTCTTCGCGTTCTTCTACGTCGCCATCAGCTTCAACCCCGAAGAAGTTGCCGACAACATGAAGAAGTATGGTGGCTTCATCCCGGGTATCCGGGCTGGTCGCCCGACGGCCGAGTACCTCAGCTACGTGCTCAACCGGATCACGTGGCCGGGCTCGCTGTATCTGGGGCTGATCGCGCTCGTACCAACAGTGGCGTTGGTGCTGTTCAACGCGAACCAGAACTTCCCGTTCGGCGGGACGAGCATCCTGATCATCGTGGGTGTGGGTCTGGAGACCGTGAAGCAGATCGAGAGCCAGCTTCAGCAGCGCAACTACGAAGGGTTCCTCCGCTGA
- a CDS encoding adenylate kinase has protein sequence MRIVLVGPPGAGKGTQAAYLARNLQIPHISTGDLFRANISQGTPLGVEAKSYMDAGNLVPDSVTIRMAEDRMNQADAAEGFLLDGFPRNLGQAESLDAYLKGKDLTLDAVLDLEVPEDEVVKRIAGRRICRKDSSHVFHTEYNKPKTEGVCDVCGGELYQRDDDHEETVRKRLEVYHTETEPIIDYYKAQDLVVTISAMGKVDEVTERAMGALQRGE, from the coding sequence ATGCGAATCGTCCTCGTCGGACCTCCGGGGGCCGGCAAGGGTACGCAGGCCGCGTACCTTGCCCGGAACCTCCAGATCCCGCACATCTCCACGGGCGACCTCTTCCGCGCCAACATCAGCCAGGGCACGCCTCTGGGTGTCGAGGCGAAGTCGTACATGGACGCCGGCAATCTGGTGCCCGACTCGGTCACCATCCGGATGGCCGAGGACCGCATGAACCAGGCCGACGCCGCCGAGGGCTTCCTCCTGGACGGCTTCCCGCGCAACCTCGGCCAGGCCGAGTCGCTGGACGCGTACCTCAAGGGCAAGGACCTCACGCTGGACGCCGTCCTGGACCTGGAGGTCCCGGAGGACGAGGTCGTCAAGCGGATCGCCGGCCGGCGCATCTGCCGCAAGGACAGCAGCCACGTCTTCCACACGGAGTACAACAAGCCGAAGACCGAGGGCGTCTGTGACGTCTGCGGCGGCGAGCTGTACCAGCGTGACGACGACCACGAGGAGACCGTCCGCAAGCGGCTGGAGGTCTACCACACGGAGACCGAGCCGATCATCGACTACTACAAGGCCCAGGACCTGGTCGTCACGATCTCGGCGATGGGGAAGGTCGACGAGGTCACCGAGCGCGCGATGGGTGCGCTGCAGCGCGGAGAATAG